AGACGCAGCGTATTGGCGCGGCCTCGCGTGACATGCTGCTCGTCCTTCGTGATGCGGTAACTCGGGCACATGGTCCCCGCGTCGAACTTGCGGCAATGGCCGTTGTTATTGCACATCTCGACGGCTTTCGCGAGGCCGCCGGTACGATCGCCACCGGAACCCGCAACGCCTTCGATGCCTGTCGATGGATCGCGCGTCACGTTCCATGCGGACCAGTCGAGTTGCGTCGTGGTCTCCCGCTCGCGATACGCCGGCGGAAATCGGAACAGCGTGGCATCGTCCATCTTCGGCGGCGCGACGATACGGTCCGGACTCATGCGGTTATCCGGATCGAAGAGCCGCTTGATGTCGCGAAACGCTTCATTGATGCGGGGCCCGTATTGCCACGCGACCCATTCGCCACGGCACAGACCATCGCCATGTTCGCCCGAATAAGCGCCCTTGTATTCCCGCACCATCGCCGCGGCCTCTTCGGCGATCGCGCGCATCTTCAGCGCGCCGTCGCGCCGCATATCGAGAATGGGCCGTACATGCAACGTACCGACGCTTGCATGTGCATACCATGTGCCCTCCGTGCCGTGCTTTCTGAAGACGTCAGTCAGACGGCTCGTGTAGTGCGCGAGATGCTCGAGTGGAACGGCGCAATCCTCGATGAAGGACACAGGCTTGCCATCGCCCTTCATGCTCATCATGATGTTGAGCCCTGCCTTGCGTACTTCCCACAGCGCCTTTTGAGGGCCGGCGTCAGGCATCTGCACAACCGATCCAGGCAAGCCCAGGTCGCCCATCAACTCGACCTGCTGCGCGAGCTTCATCAACTGCATGTCGCGATCGGCGCCTGCGAATTCCACGAGCAGCACCGCTTCGGGATTGCCGACCAGCGCCTTCTCGATGACCGGACGAAACGACGGATTGGACATCGCGAGGTCGATCATCGTTCGATCGACGAGTTCGACCGCAACCGGCCCGAGCTTCACGATGTGCTGCGTCATGTCCATCGCGTCGTAGAAGCTCGGGAAGTTGACGACGCCGAGCGTCTTATGCGCAGGAATTGGCGAGAGCTTGAGCGTCAATTGCCGGCTGAATGCAAGTGTGCCCTCAGAGCCGACCAGCAGGTTGGCAAGGTTCGGCTCACCGTCGCTGAAAGGCAGCGGGCTCTGGCAATCAAAGAGATCGAGGTTGTAGCCCGCGACGCGCCTCAGTACCTTCGGGACGCGCTCGCGCAGTTCATCGTGCTCGCGCGTAGCGATGCTGCGCACTCCGTCGATGAGGTCGCGCATGCGTGCATCGAATTGCATCGCGGATAGCTTGCCAAAACGCGCTTCATGCCCATCAGCGAGGATCGCGTCGATCGACTCGACGTTGTGCACCATGATGCCGTATTCCATCGAGCGCGAGCCGCATGAGTTATTCCCGGCCATGCCGCCTATCGTGCATTGCGCGCTCGTCGATACGTCGACCGGAAACCACAAGCCATGCGGCCTGAGCCAGGCATTCAAATGATCGAGTACGACGCCCGGCTCGACAGTCACCGTGCGAGCGTCTTTGTCGAAACGAACGATATTGTTGAGCCACTTCGTCGTGTCGATGACGAGCGCCTCGCCGACGGTCTGTCCGCATTGACTCGTTCCCGCGCCGCGTGCGAGGACGCTCGCGCCCTGTGCACGCGCGATGTCGAGGGCGACGCGCAGATCGTCCTGATCTCTCGGGACCACGACGCCGACCGGCATGATCTGGTAGATGGATGCATCGGTCGCATAGCGCCCGCGCGAGGCGCGATCGAACAGCACATCCCCCTTCAACTCGCGCTGCAAGCGCGCCTGCAGCGGCGTAGGCGCCGAGGCGACCCGCGCTCGCGCCGAGGCGGGCACCAGATGTATCGGCTTGACTAGACGGTCGGTGGTTGAGTTGAGCATCGTCGCTATCGCTGAAGGGCCTTGGACTTTCGAATGCGTAATGCGTAATGCCTAATTCCTAATGCATCATTCGAAATGCAGCTGAACCGGAGGTAGGCCGTCGATTGCGCCGATGGCTGTGCCTGGTCGGTCGGGGAACGCCATGCCGGTGTAAGAACCGGCTGTGATCGCTACGCCCTTCTCCACGGCGAGGCCGCAGGACACCGCGTGGTTGATGGTCCATGCAAGCAGCCGCCGCGGGTCGCCGGCGGGATTCGCGGGCGTTGCGTCGAAGAGCGGCCGGCCGTCGTACGTAAAGGCCATCGTCGGCGATACGAAGGGGAACGACTCGTCATACGGCACGCCTTCGCCGAGCACCAACGCGCCGTGATTCTGCAGATCCGCGAGTTGCCAGAGTTTGTCGACATCCGGCCATCCGGCGAAGCGGCTTGCGACGACTTCGATGGCCGAATGAATGCAATCTATAGCGGCCAGCACTTGCGCGTCGTCGTACGGACCGCTACCCGCTTCGAAGCGCCGGTTGAACGTGAACGCCACTTCGAGTTCCAGCGCGGCCTTACCGAAGGCCTGCATCGAAAGGCGCGCGCCCGAGCGATGCACGCCGTCCGCCGGCAGAAGCGCAGCCTGAATGGGACCGTCCGTCGATTTGGCACCCACCTTCCAGCCGCCGATGACACCTGCATGACCGGCATCCGCGACGCCTGCGCCGACCGCGCACAATGTCGCCTCTTGCACAGCGTAGGCTTCGTCGGCGCTCGTTGGTCGCGCGCCTTCGGGCAAGGTGTCGAGCTTCGCGCGATGCGCCTTTGCTTGCACCAAGAGGCGAGCGGCAGCCGCAGCGTCGAACCGGGCGCTCACGCGGCCACCTTCAATTCGGGCTTCGCGATATGGCTCGTCAGATGGCTCATCGCTGCGGCCACGCCGCTGTCTTTCAGTGGTACGCCCGCGAGATTCAGTCCCATTTCGCAGCCCGTTAGCGCGGCCATCAGCGTGAGGTCGTTGCAGTCGCCCAGGTGCCCGATGCGGAACATGCGACCCCTCAGCTTGCCGAGGCCCGTGCCCAGCGACATGTCGAAGTGCTCGTAGATAAGCTTGCGGACAGAGTCGGCATCGACGCCTTCCGGCATCATCACGCCCGTGAGCACCGGCGAGTAGACGGCGGGATCGGCACATTGAATCTCGAGTCCCCACGCCGTGACCGCGGAACGGCACGCCGCCGCTAGCCGCTGATGCCGCGCGAACACATTGTCGAGCCCTTCCCCGAGAATCATGTCCAGCGCTTCGAGGAGGCCGTACAGCAGGTTCGTGTTCGGCGTGTAGGGCCAATAGCCCTGCTTGTTCATTTCGATGATCTCTTTCCAGTCCCAGAACGCGCGCGGCAGCTTGGCCTCGTTCGATGCCTCGAGCGCCTTTTGCGAGACCGCGTTGAAGCTGATGCCCGGCGGAAGCATCAAGCCTTTCTGCGAGCCCGACACGGTGACGTCGACGCCCCATTCGTCGTGGCGGTAATCGGCGGATGCAAGGCCCGAGATGGTATCGACGAGGAGCAGCGCGGGATGGCCCGCGGCATCCATTGCGCGGCGCACTGCGGCGATGTCGGAGGTCACGCCGGTCGACGTCTCGTTATGAACGACGCAGACGGCCTTGATCGCATGCTGCGTGTCTTCGCGCAGGCGCTTCTCGATCACGTCGGGCTGCACGCCGCGACGCCAGCCTTCGATGCCCGGCAACCCCAAAAACTCGGGCTTCAGGCCGAGTTTCTCGGCCATCTTCTTCCATAGGCTCGCGAAGTGGCCCGTCTCGTACATGAGGACGGCATCGCCCGGACTCAGCGTATTGGAGAGCGCCGCTTCCCACGCGCCCGTTCCCGACGCCGGATAGATCACGACCGGTTGCGTCGTTTTGAAGATCCGCTTGATGCCGTCCAGCACTTTCAGGCCGAGTGCGCCGAACTCCGGACCGCGATGGTCGATCGTCGGGTAGCTCATTGCACGCAGAATGCGATCGGGCACCGGACTCGGCCCTGGAATCTGCAAAAAGTGACGGCCAGCGGGATGAAAGTCGAGCGTCAGCATCAGTGCGCGTCCTCAAAAATTGAATTTTGCATGCAAAATACTCTAACGCAGTGACTCGCGCCGGCAAAGGATTTATTAGGCCGAATGGGCTAGGGATAACCCGTTAGCGGTTTTTCAGCCATTCCGTGAGCTAGAATTACCGAAACGAATTTCGAGGTATTGAATGCAAAACCTGGATATACCGGAATCGCGCTTGCCGTCCGCTCTGTTGCCCAAGCTCGAACGGCTACGGCTTCACGACACCGTGGTGGACAACCTGCGCGGCTTCATTGTCGAGGGCTTGCTCGCGCCGGGAGTCAAGCTCAACGAGCGCACGCTCTGCGAGAAACTCGGCATCTCGCGGACACCGCTGCGTGAAGCACTCAAGGTCCTGGCGGCCGAAGGGCTGATCGAGATAGCGCCTAACAGAGGCGCCTCCGTCGCGCAGATGAGCGACCTCGAGATTCGAGAGATGTTCGAACTGATGAGCGGGCTCGAAGCGTTTTCCGGTGAACTGGCTTGCGAACGCATCACGCCTGCCGAGATTGCGGATATAAAGGCTTTGCATCAGGAGATGGTGCAATGTCGCGCGCAGAACGATCTGTCCGGCTATTACACCCGAAACCGTGCCATTCACGACAAGATCAACGAGGCCGCGCGCAACACGGCGCTGCGGCAAACCTACGTGTCGATCAATCGTCGTTTGCAGGCGCTGCGGTTTCGCTCCAACTTTCAGACGCCGAAGTGGGACAGCGCCATTCGCGAGCACGAGGAGATGATCGCGGCACTGGAAACGCGCGACGGCCCGCGCATGGCTGCCATTCTGCGCCGCCATCTGTTGGGCAAGCGCGATGCGGTGCTCGCGGAGCGCACCCTCACGACGGTCAAGCCTACTGTGCCGGCAAAGCGCCGCGCCAAAGACGCATAATGAATGCAAGTTGTGGTCGCCGTTTTGCTTCAAGTGCAGGGCGAGATCGGCGAGAAGGAAAGTTTTCCGGCCGACTGCGTGATTGACCTTCGCTCAGTCCAAGTACAAGCGGGTTTCTCGTCGACGCATCGTGCTGGGTGACGGCGCTTTATGCCTTCTGCCTGCCGCTCATCGTCATCAGTGGGATGTCCACAACGCCGCTCGTTTCGGTCCCGTCGTGCCGGAGGACCTTGTCAGCTCGACAGCTGGCGCAGGCTCCAGACCCGGCATTCTTGATTCGGCATTCAGCATGCAATCGACCCGAAGTGTCGCTGCCACCGTCATCGAACTGCCTTTCACCCGTCCCTTCGACTGGACCCGCTTGTGCGCCTTCATCGGCGGACGAGCGTCGGCGGGCGTCGAGACGGTCGAGGGCGGCGTGTATCGTCGCGCGATCGCATGGCGCGGCGAGGACGGAATCGTCGAGGTGAGGCCGCACGAGCGTAAGCATCGTCTGGTGGTTACGGTGCAGGGCGATGTTTGTCACCACGCCAACGAACTCGCGGAGCCGCTGTCGCGCATGTTCGACGTCGGCGCTGATCCGCGCGCGATCGGTCGCTGGCTGGCGCGCGATCCGCTGCTCGCGCCGCTCGTCGAGGCCGCGCCCGGCTTGCGTGTTCCGGGCGCCTGGTCCGGGTTCGAGCTCGTCGTGCGGACCATCGTCGGCCAGCAGGTAAGCGTGAAGGGCGCATCGACGATCATGGCGCGCATCGTTCAACGTGCCGGGCGGCGCATCGACGGTCATGTGCATGAAGGCACGGCCTGGCGGTTCCCGACGCCGGCGGAACTCGCCGCTGCCGATCTCGGCCAGATCGGCATGCCGGGCAAACGGGTCGAGACCGTGCAGCGGTTTGCGCAAGCCGTGGCCACGGGCGCACTACCGATCGATACGCCGGGGATCGATCGCGAGCACCTGAAACGTGAGCTGCTCGCCATGCCCGGCATCGGACCGTGGACCGTCGGTTATGTGGCGATGCGGGCGCTACGCGATCCCGACGCGTGGCCCGATGCCGACCTCGTGCTCATGCAGGCAATTGCGCGTCACGAGCCGTCGCTGACCACATCGGTCCAACAACGAGCGTACACCGATCGCTGGCGCCCCTGGCGTGCCTACGCCGCGATGCATCTGTGGAACCGCGTTGCCATGGAAGCCGGCCGCGCGCGAGGCGGATAGGTTTGCATGCGGTCGACTGTATGCCGCATGCCCGACGTTTGCATACCGAATGCAGTTCATGGTTCTGCGGCATTGTCGACCTATAGAGCGGCAGCAGCCTCCGGCACTCAGTTCACGAATGCCATGCAGGCGTATAGTCTGCGTGACGCACAACGGGAGAACACCATGAACGACGAGACGTGGCAGTACCAGGTGCGCATTCGCCTCAGTCCGTACTACGCGCAATTGGTGCGCAAAGAGCCTGGACATGCGGCGCTGTCACCGCTGAATGCGCTGATGAGCAAGCACGACGCGGTACTGAAATGCCAGTTCGACGCCTTCGCCGATTACGTGGCCGAAGCGGAACGCGAAGGCACGCAGCACTATCCGCTCTATCGATGGACGCGCGAAACGATCGAGAATCCCGCCAAGAAAGCGAAGTATCTCGAAGCCTTCACGCTGTATGTGGGTGGCGGCGAGCTATACGACAAAGCGATAGCCGATGCGCTCGAGGCCGATCTCATGCAGCTCAAGTCGAACTTCAGCGACGCCATCATCGACATTAGCAAACTCGATTCGAATCCGGCCCACAATCCGCAGCCGCCGTCGTACGGCAAAAATTGACGGAACCTGTGGTTCGTAAGCAGAGCACTGCGGGGGCTAGCGAGTTGCCCGCGCATCCAAGATGGCATCGACATCCATGCACGCCATGCGCTGCCGCGAGGTTCCGCATTGAAGCAACGGACGACACCGCAAAGTCAATAAATGGAGGGGAATTCGTAGCGAAGTCAGAGTTCGCATCGACGCCCACGACATCGCATGAAACAAGTTCGCGCGGGACATCGCCCCGTCGTTCTCCTATAGTCACCGCGTCGCCACACGCAACGCCAAGTGGCTCGCTTATCGAGGAGAACTACCGTGAACGACAAATCGAATCTCGCTGGCTCATTCTCCTCGAAGGCGGGCTTGCGCCGGCTGCTGATCGCCATCGCGACGACAGCGCTCGCACTATCGAGCGGTTCAGCTTTCGCGGGCTGGGCGCGCGGCGGCACGGCATATACCGGCCGCGGCGCGTATAGCGGCGCGCACGTGGGCGCGTGCGGCGGCGGAAGCTGTTCGCACGCAGGCGGTGTCATGAACCCGTGGGGCAGCGTCGCGACGAATTCCGGCACGGTGACGCGCACGGCCCCGGGCCAGTTCTCCAATTCGGGCACGGCCTACGGCCCCTATGGACGGTCCATGCAACACGCAGGCGACACGACATGCGCGGGCGGTTCGTGCTCGCATACCGGCAACTTGACCGGCCCGAACGGCAAAACCGCAACGACCGCGGATACCGTGATGCGTAGCGCACCGGGCCAGTACTCGTCCTCGGGCTCCGTAACGGGACCGAACGGGAACACATCCACGCACAGCGCATCGACGACTTGCGCCGGCTATACGTGCAACCGCTCGGGCACGATCGACACATCGAACGGCGGCACGATCACGCATGCGGGCAGCGCGACGAGCGTCGCGCAGGGCGTCGTCGTTACATCGAGCACGGTCACCGCCACCACGGGCACGCACAGCGCCACGGTCGTGTCAGGCGGCACCGTCACCGGCGGCACCACGGTCGTCGCGGTGCCGCCGCCCTCTTCGACGGTCGTCGTCGCTCCGCCGCCTTCGCCCACCACAGTCGTTGTGGCCGCGCCCTCGCCGCCGCAGCCGGTCGCGGTGTATGCCGCACCCGCGCCGCGTCCCGCTGTCTGGGTTCCGGGTCACTGGGTCGGAACCGTGTGGATTCCGGCTCACTGGGCCTGAATGCAAGATGCAATTGCGAACAAGGCAGTGCCGTCGGATGCACGCCTGGCGGTACACTGCGAGTCAACGCAGCTTTCGAACGGACTCGACATGCGTGAAGGCTTCCGCGGTATTCAAAATGCGAAGGCGGTTCGGCAATGACGCGGCCTCGCATGCCACGCTCGCACTTCGCGCGCGATCATGCGAGGCGAGTCGTGCACGACCTCACGTGGTCAGTCGGGCCGCTTGTCCTCGCATCGGCTCTCGCCATTGCGCTAGTCGTGTGGCTCGTCGATCCCGCGCCACCGCGATCCATCACCATCACGGCGGGGCCGACCGATAGCTCGCTGTATCAGATCGCCGGGGAGTATGCAAAGCTGCTGGCGCGTAACGGCGTCGCGCTGAAAGTGCTGCCGTCCGACGGCTCGGTGCAGAACGTCGAACGCCTGCTGGATGCGAAGGCTCATGTCGATCTCGGACTGGTGCAAGGCGGCATCGCCACACCGGAGCAAGCGTCGTCGCTAATGTCGCTTGGCAGCGTGGCTTACGTGCCCTTGGTCGTGTTCTATCGCGGCAAGGGCCTCACGCTGCTCTCGCAGCTGGAAGGCAAGCGCGTTGCCATCGGACGCGAAGGCAGCGGCACGCGCACGCTGTCGCTGAAGCTGCTCGAAGCGAATGGCATTACTCCCGGGGGCAGCACCGAACTGCTATCGACCGATGGGCTTCAGGCTGCCACGCAGCTCGTCAGCAAAGAGGCCGACGCAGTGTTCCTGAGCGGCGATTCGGCGACGCGCACGTTGATGCTGCGCCTCTTGAAGGTGCCCGGCATCTCGGTGATGGACTTCAATGAAGCGGACGCCTATACGCGCCTCTTTCCCTATCTCGACCAGATCGAGTTGCCGCCCGGCGTCCTCGATCTCGGCCGGCGCGTTCCGCCGCAAGCCGTGCATCTCATCAGCCCGACCGTCGAACTGGTGGCACGCACGAGCCTGCATCCGGCGTTGTCAGACTTGTTGATCGAAGCGGCGCAGGAAGTGCACGGCAAGGCGGGACTGTTGCAGCGCGCGGGTCAATTCCCGAGCCCGGTCGCGCACGAGTTCCCGATCAGTGAAGACGCGAGCCGCTATTACCGCTCCGGCAAGAGCTTCCTGTATCGCGCGCTGCCGTTCTGGCTGGCGAACGTGGCCGATCGCGCGCTGGTGTTGCTGCTGCCCGTGGCCGTGCTGATTTTTCCCGCGCTTCGACTCGTGCCGGCGTTGTATCGGTGGCGCGTGCGATCGCGCATCTATCGCTATTACGGCGCGCTCATCTCATTGGAGCGCGGCGCGATGCATCTTTCGAGCGATGACGAACGGCGCGCGCTACTTGTCGAACTGGACGACATCGAGGCTTCACTCGATACGCTGAAATTGCCGCTCGCCTATACGGATGCGCTTTATGTGCTTCGCGAGCACATCGGCTTCGTGCGCTCGCGATTGAGTACTGCGGGCAGACGAGACCAGCAGACCGTCTGACGCTGGCCGCGCATCGCATGAGCCGCGATCAACGCATCACTTGAAGCCCGCCACCGCGTGCGGCACATAAGGTGCTTCCAGTTGCGCGATCTCTTCGGGCGTCAAATTTAGCGACAACGCTGCGACTGCATCGCTCACATGATGAGGCTTCGAAGCGCCGATGATAGGCGCGGTCACCGGCGCTCGTTGCGCCACCCAGGCCAGCGCGACCTGAGCGCGCGGAACGTTGCGTGCCTTCGCCACGGCCGCCACTGCCTCGACTACCGCGCGATCGGCATCATGCGTCTGATAAAGCGTGCTGCCGAACGTATCTGTTTGCTGACGCTCGGAAGTCGCATCCCAATCGCGCGTGAGACGTCCTCGTGCAAGCGGACTCCACGGCAGTACGCCGATGCCCTGATCCGCGCATAGCGGCAACATCTCGCGTTCTTCTTCGCGATAGAGAAGGTTCAAGTGATTCTGCATCGTCTTGAACTCAGTCCAGCCATTTGCGCGCGACGTATAGAGTGCTTTGCTGAACTGCCACGCATACATCGACGATGCGCCGATATAGCGCGCTTTACCGGCCTTCACGACGTCATGCAATGCTTCGAGCGTCTCCTCGATGGGCGTCGTATAGTCCCAGCGATGGATCTGATAGAGATCCACGTAATCGGTCCCGAGCCGTCGCAGGCTATTGTCGATCTCGTTCATGATCGCCTTGCGCGACAGCCCTGCGCCATTGGGACCCGGCCGCATGCGATTGAATACCTTGGTCGCAATCACGATGTCATCGCGCGTGGTCATTTCGCGCAACGCGCGTCCGACGATTTCTTCCGACGTCCCGTCGGAATACGTATTGGCAGTGTCGAAGAAATTAATGCCTGCATCGAGCGCTTGCTGAATGATGGGACGGCTCTTCTCTTCATCGAGCGTCCAGGGATGCGTGCCGCGTTCGGGAATACCGAACGTCATGCAGCCAAGGCACAGGCGCGACACTTCCAGACCAGTTGTACCGAGTTTCACGTAGTCCATCGGGATATTCTCCTTGCGGTCGAATGAGTTTAGAAAGATGGCGTCATCGCGTGTGAGGCCAAGACAATGACATTAGCGCAGGTTGCAATGCGCTGCTTGCCGCGACCTTGTCGTCCACACAAAGGAGTCGGTCATTCGCACAAAGAAAAGTGCCCGCGCGGTGGCGGGCACTCAAAGCTACGCGAATTAGAAACGGTATCGAATCAGGACCTCACCGGCTCCCCTTCTTCCATGTCCTGCGGGCCCGATATGGTTTCGAGCGCCGTATCGTGATGCAGCAGCAACACCGCCGCCACGCCGATCAGCCCCGCCCCCGACAGACAGAGCAGGCCCGCGCCGAAGCCGCCCGTGCTGTCCTTGATCCAGCCCATCACATACGGACCGAAGAAGCCCGCCAGATTGCCGAGTGAATTGATAGCCGCGATGCCGCCCGCAGCCGCCGCGCCGGAAAGAAACGCAGCAGGCAAGGTCCAGATTACCGGCAGACAGCCGAAAATGCCGAAGCCCGCAATCGACAGCGCAATCATCTTGAGCACCGGATTATCGAGTCCGGCCGACGCTGCAATGCCTCCTGCGGCGACCAGGAGCGCGATCGCGACGTGCCAGCGTCGTTCGAGCTTGCGGTCCGAATGACGTCCCCACAGCACCATGCTGATGACGCCGACTGCATACGGCAGCGATGTTACGAAGCCGGTCTGTACGTTGCTCAAACCGAATGCCTTGACGATTTGCGGCAGGAAGAAGCTCAAACCATAGTTGGTTGCATTGGCGCCGAAATAGATCAACGCAATGGCCAGCACGCGACGGTTGAAGAGCGCCTCTTTGACGCTGAACGAATGCACTGCCTCGCGATGCGCGCGCTCGTGCGCCTGCCGGTCCACGAGCCACTGACGCTCGTCGTCGGCGAGCCAGTGCGCGTCCGCAGGCTTGTCCGTCAAATAGAAGTACACGACGAACGCGAGCAGCAGCGCGGGCAACGCCTCGATCAGATAGAGCCACTGCCAGCCCGCCATGCCATGGAGACCGTCCAGTTGCAGAAGCGCCCCGGAGATCGGTCCGCCGATCACCGTGGAGAGCGGAATCGCAGCCATGAAGTATCCCACCACGCGTCCGCGATATTTCGCCGGGAACCACAGCGTGAGCAAGAAGATGATACCGGGAAAGAAGCCCGCCTCGGCGACGCCCAGCAGAATGCGCAAGCCATAGAACACGTACGCATTGGACAAGCCGGTCGCTTGCGCGATGTGCGGAATATACGCCATCGCCGCCGCAAGGATGCCCCACGTGAACATGATGCGGGCGATCCACCGCCGCGCGCCGAAGCGTTCGAGCAAGAGATTGGACGGGACTTCGAAAAAGAAATACGCGATGAAGAAGATGCCCGCGCCGAACCCGAATGCGCTCGCTGAGAAGCCGAGCGCCTTGTTCATCTGCAATGCAGCAAAGCCGACGTTGACGCGATCCAGATAGGCAACGAAGTAACACACGATCAGGAACGGAACGAGCCGTACCATCACGTGCTTCATGGTGCGAGTTTCAAGGTCCATCAATATCTCCTCCGAATGGGCAAGCGGCAGGTCGTTGATTTAGGTTACGACTTGCCAGCCTACTCTTTACAGAGGAAGTACAGAACTGGTGTTTAGCCTGTGCTGAAGAGGCGATCACACGCTTCGCGGGGGTCGACTGCCGCCTTTTTAAGGCATTTATGCGACCGGTAACATACCGGCGTACTCCGGTTCCGGTAATCCTTGCACACCGGGGCGCAAAACGAAGATGCAACCATCGTCGTCGGTCGCGTTGACGGCTGGACGAATCGACGTGACGTAGAGCGTCGAGAGGTCGCCGCCGCCGAACGCACACATCGCCGGCTTGACCGCGGGCAAGGCGATGGAGCGGTCCAGCTTGCCCTCTGGCGTGAAGCGCAGCAGGCGGCCCGCATCGTTGGCGCACGTCCAGTAACAGCCGTCCGCGTCGACAGCGGCGCCGTCGGGACGCCCCGCGTGATGATGCAGATCGGCGAACACGCGACGATTGTGCGGCGTGCCGGTGGCGACGTCGTAATCGAAGGCCCAGATCAGGCGCCGCGTCGGGTGGGAGTCGGACAGGTACATCGTGGCGCCGTCCGGCGAGAACGCGAGCCCGTTCTGCGTGACGAGACCATCGACGACCGGCTCGGACAACACGCCGTCCGCGCCATAGCGATAGAGCGCACCCGCCGGGCTGGCGAGCGACATGTCCTGCACCATCGTGCCCGCCCAGAAACGCCCTTGCCGGTCGCAGCGCCCATCGTTGAAACGCATGCCGGGCGCGGCGAAACGGGGCGCGGCAAGGCGCGTAACCCGAACTCCGCCTGCATGTTCCAGCGCCACCGCGTGGAGGCCGCTTTCCATGCCGGCGACGATCGCGCCCGCGGCATTGAATGCAAAACACGCGATCTGCTCCGGAAGCGTCCAGTCGGCGCGCCGCCCGCTTTCGACGTGCAGCCGCACGATGCGTCGGTCCGGGATGTCTACAAAATACAACGCGCAGTCTTTTGAATGCCAGACCGGGCACTCCCCGACCGTCGCGCGCCCGGCCGCCTCCAGCCGCTCGACGCGCGGCGCAGCGCTCATTGGCGGCGCTCCATCGGCTCGCCGAGAACGAACGCGCCGCCCTGAAA
This sequence is a window from Caballeronia sp. M1242. Protein-coding genes within it:
- a CDS encoding TAXI family TRAP transporter solute-binding subunit; translation: MTRPRMPRSHFARDHARRVVHDLTWSVGPLVLASALAIALVVWLVDPAPPRSITITAGPTDSSLYQIAGEYAKLLARNGVALKVLPSDGSVQNVERLLDAKAHVDLGLVQGGIATPEQASSLMSLGSVAYVPLVVFYRGKGLTLLSQLEGKRVAIGREGSGTRTLSLKLLEANGITPGGSTELLSTDGLQAATQLVSKEADAVFLSGDSATRTLMLRLLKVPGISVMDFNEADAYTRLFPYLDQIELPPGVLDLGRRVPPQAVHLISPTVELVARTSLHPALSDLLIEAAQEVHGKAGLLQRAGQFPSPVAHEFPISEDASRYYRSGKSFLYRALPFWLANVADRALVLLLPVAVLIFPALRLVPALYRWRVRSRIYRYYGALISLERGAMHLSSDDERRALLVELDDIEASLDTLKLPLAYTDALYVLREHIGFVRSRLSTAGRRDQQTV
- a CDS encoding aldo/keto reductase — encoded protein: MDYVKLGTTGLEVSRLCLGCMTFGIPERGTHPWTLDEEKSRPIIQQALDAGINFFDTANTYSDGTSEEIVGRALREMTTRDDIVIATKVFNRMRPGPNGAGLSRKAIMNEIDNSLRRLGTDYVDLYQIHRWDYTTPIEETLEALHDVVKAGKARYIGASSMYAWQFSKALYTSRANGWTEFKTMQNHLNLLYREEEREMLPLCADQGIGVLPWSPLARGRLTRDWDATSERQQTDTFGSTLYQTHDADRAVVEAVAAVAKARNVPRAQVALAWVAQRAPVTAPIIGASKPHHVSDAVAALSLNLTPEEIAQLEAPYVPHAVAGFK
- a CDS encoding MFS transporter, with protein sequence MDLETRTMKHVMVRLVPFLIVCYFVAYLDRVNVGFAALQMNKALGFSASAFGFGAGIFFIAYFFFEVPSNLLLERFGARRWIARIMFTWGILAAAMAYIPHIAQATGLSNAYVFYGLRILLGVAEAGFFPGIIFLLTLWFPAKYRGRVVGYFMAAIPLSTVIGGPISGALLQLDGLHGMAGWQWLYLIEALPALLLAFVVYFYLTDKPADAHWLADDERQWLVDRQAHERAHREAVHSFSVKEALFNRRVLAIALIYFGANATNYGLSFFLPQIVKAFGLSNVQTGFVTSLPYAVGVISMVLWGRHSDRKLERRWHVAIALLVAAGGIAASAGLDNPVLKMIALSIAGFGIFGCLPVIWTLPAAFLSGAAAAGGIAAINSLGNLAGFFGPYVMGWIKDSTGGFGAGLLCLSGAGLIGVAAVLLLHHDTALETISGPQDMEEGEPVRS
- a CDS encoding SMP-30/gluconolactonase/LRE family protein translates to MSAAPRVERLEAAGRATVGECPVWHSKDCALYFVDIPDRRIVRLHVESGRRADWTLPEQIACFAFNAAGAIVAGMESGLHAVALEHAGGVRVTRLAAPRFAAPGMRFNDGRCDRQGRFWAGTMVQDMSLASPAGALYRYGADGVLSEPVVDGLVTQNGLAFSPDGATMYLSDSHPTRRLIWAFDYDVATGTPHNRRVFADLHHHAGRPDGAAVDADGCYWTCANDAGRLLRFTPEGKLDRSIALPAVKPAMCAFGGGDLSTLYVTSIRPAVNATDDDGCIFVLRPGVQGLPEPEYAGMLPVA